aaaaaagtcTATCTTGCAAGAACCAAGAAACCTTTTAATTTAAGGGGGAAAGGTCTATATCACGAGTATTacgaattaaaaaaaaaacatatatatatatatatatatatatatatatatattctctaAAATTACATATATTCTAAACCTACTATTTTACCCTcataacaaaatacaaaaccagTATTTGTTCCACTTTTTTACAATATCACCTTATTTCTGgtataaactgtatttttctGCATGGTTGAAGTGAATCCACTTTCTCTTTAGAAATGTGTCTCTGATATTTAGTTTCACTGATCTTTCTCTGATCCGTCTCCAGACAAGGTGGCCATAAAGATCCTGGACAAAACCAAGCTGGATCAGAAGACCCAGAGGCTGCTGTCCAGAGAGATCTCAAGCATGGAGAGACTGCACCATCCCAACATCATACGCCTCTATGAGGTTCCactcacacaccacacactctcCTCTTGATTTGGATATGACCATTAGCTGATCACAAGGGGCTTTCTCAGGGATCACACCGTGTGGGGACATCCAGTTCTCATCTGAGTAATGCATTCTGACAGGACGTCTTTTCCCTCTTCAGGTGGTGGAGACGTTGACACGGCTACACTTGGTGATGGAGTATGCGGGGGGAGGGGAGCTCTACACCAAAATTACCACGGAAGGGAAACTTTCTGACGCCGATGGCAAGATTGTCTTTGCTCAGATCCTCTCTGCTGTTCAACACATGGTCAGAACATAGGAGTTTATATTGAATATTAAGGAAACCACATCTCAATCTGAACGTTATCTTTGTAAGATTTAACCACATCTCAAAACTATATGTCGAAATAACATTGACCATTTAGATTTTTGTATCTGATCATTTACTTTAGTCTATACAAAGATGTTCAACATGACACCTCCCCAAAATTTAAACTAAATCATCTCTATtgccatctggtggctggctgcatttTAGATAtaaaactccacctcctccatgtaagcatATTGGACCTGGACTTAACCTATGAAATATTGTTATCTTAAAGATACCTgtaattttaggtagttcttaccACACtaatatttccttttctttcaggTAAATTTGGTTCTCATGAGTTATATGATTGGGGTGGaatatcatgattgacagctgagactgacccgCAGTCATTGATctcagtttttcatttttctcccaCAGCACGAGAGCAACATCATCCACCGTGACCTGAAGGCAGAGAACGTCTTCTACACCGGCAGCTCGTGTGTCAAGGTGGGGGACTTTGGCTTCAGCACGCTGAGCCGCCGGGATGAGACACTTAACACGTTCTGCGGCTCTCCGCCTTACGCTGCACCTGAGCTCTTTCGAGACGAGCATTACGTCGGCATCTTTGTAGACGTCTGGGCCCTCGGTGTGATGCTGTTCTTTATGATGACGGGGGCCATGCCCTTCAGGGCAGAGACGGTGGCCAAACTGAAGCGATgcatcctggagggggcctacATCCTGCCCTCCTGGGTGCCAGAGGCGTGCCAGAGGCTGATCAGAGGGATCCTTCAACCCATTCCATCTGACCGCTGCAAGGTGGAGCAGATGATGGGCTGTGAGTGGCTCCTCCCAGTGGACTTCCCGCGGTCCATGGAGCCCTTTAAACTGGACCCGTCCTACCTTGCAGAGGGGGATCCACCTGAactcagggaggaggagatggaggtaaAGGCAGCGCTGGAGACACTGGGAATCACCTCAGAACACATTCTCAACAACCAGGGGAAAGACTGCAGGAGCTCCATCACCGGGGTCTACCGGATCCTGCTGCACCGTGCTCACAAGAGGCGGGCTGTTCACAGCGTGCCTGCAGCCGCCAAGGTTGTCGGACCAACTAAAACAAGTAAAAAGGAGCGACTAAAAGTGTACCGTAATTTACGGCACACGTCTAAACTCTGCGTGATTCTGTGACGAAatgctctgctccactctgaAAACTCAATGACTTAACACCTCGTTTCCACAAAGTTTAATTTCGTGTCCATAATTCTGTGTCTTTTATGGAttctgccccctagtggtcaCTGCacagaatgtattttttatagGTGGTGGAGCCATGGGAGAGGGCTGATTTTACTTTACTATACTTTCAAATTGCTGATTTAAAGAAAGTTGTTATGTTGATTGTATTGCTATCAATATATCTATGGATATATTCAAATGATTAATTATATATTATCTATATAATGTACATACAAATTCTCAGTGTGGTTGATCATGGTAATATTCAATCTTTCAGATTAACTGAATTGAATGAAATAGCCTTTTAGCTAAATATTTTTTATGCTAACTTGCAGTGCATATGATTTGTCCAACATCGACAACCAAGCATGGAGTATGGGAGTTTCACTGCACTTCCAAATCAAGGAAGTTTCCATAGAAAAGAATACTCTTCATGTTGACGTGGATATGGACATTGAGCTATGTGGAAACGAGGTGTTCTAGTCTTGGTTGAGCCTGCATGGACTTCATTAGAAATAAAAAGTGCTTTTCAGTCCAGCATTATAAGGCACATTGAAATATCACAGTATATAACCCTACTCTGCTCCTGAAATCTGGGATTTCTTACTTTAGTATCTCTCTTATAGTTAGTAAAATTAGTCTCTGTGAGAATGCTGCCACCATTGATTTATTATCGACTCTTTTTTTGACATGGACCTATTCCTCATGAGATTTGGGAATGTTATGAAATTCGATTTAAGGACACATAACGAGGATTAGATGGCATACATAACTTTGATTTGGGTCTTGCAGGTCAGATAGTTGTAGACCACAAGTCTTACTTAGTTACTCAATGTAGCATGGATCTTAAAGAAAAGATTCTGAAATTCAAATCCTGATGAGGCGATGAGTGGTGAAGCACATGAAATAGGTTTTTATTGTTGATTTGCACTTTTCTTCCAATGCCTTAGTTTTCTGTGATGCTATGAAATCAGACGgtcttgtttcatttaaattttgttattttatttctttccctGTTGCTTGAAAAAGTCAAGACATGACATGAGGCTAAAAATATAAACCAATAAGTTGAATCCTTTTCAGTTTTGAATCAGGTTATTTCAGTATGTATTTcagttatatatacattttttgttttatataatttgatGCAATGTCGATGATCATGTGTTgattaaaatacttttaaaattGAAATGCATCAGATTTCTGTATTCTGTTtgtctctaacacacacacacacacactcactaatacacacactctcttggGAGATGCGATACAGATTATTGACACCTGAAGTTCAACCTGTGATAAGGACACAGACATCAAAGCGTTTTAAATCATCCACATGTGACTGACATATTTTGTActttaagaaaaacattctCCCTATTATGTTGATATTTTAAACACTTACAAAAGCAATGATCCATATATTTGTCCATATAGATAGAtaccagctgacattgggtatagataatattaataataataagtgtgATCATCGTTTTGATTGTgatttttatgattattataagtAGAAGATGAtgattatataaaataacatcAATAAATACATCCATGCCAGGGCAGGAAGCAGGCCAATCAGCAGGCTAATCAGCAGGCCAAACAGCGCTGCACTACATTTCCCAGAAGCCTCTTAAGAAGTTCACGTACAGATATCCGGCTTGACGCGATGACGCATTTTTTGCCTCGTTGGAAGGTGGTTTTGGAGGAAGTGCAGTGACAGCAGCCGAGGGGAAGAAACGCCACACACTCCGATTCACCAGTCAGTCGATGGTTTCCAGTCTCCTCACAGTGAACGGTAAGAGAAACGACTCTTCGAACGTCAAGTGTGtgtaatgtttttaaaagtgtgttttaaaGGGACTGGGGGCCACGCCCTCTTTAAACAAAGATCCTCACAGGATTATTGATACGCGGCCTAAACACGCCTCCTCCTGTCAGCCTGTCAACTCAATAATATgcttatcttttatctttacaTCTTGTTAAATGAGATTTTAAAACAGCTTGTATCTTCTATAAGAGCTGCTGCTAACAATAGGCCTCTCCGTGTGTCTCAGCGTGGACATGCTGCAGGACAACTGTCTTCCTGCAGGACAATAGAGACACAAGACACAGAGAtgcctccgtgtgtgtgtttgcttttttcTTGTTTCTACGCTGAAACACACGCAACATGAATCCAGTCGTTTCCTGCTTTTAAACTCGAGATCCGCCGCGTTATTTGTTTTGACTTCGTGTATCTGTTACAAAGATGTGGGGGCGGGGCC
The genomic region above belongs to Pleuronectes platessa chromosome 4, fPlePla1.1, whole genome shotgun sequence and contains:
- the nim1ka gene encoding serine/threonine-protein kinase NIM1, producing the protein MTAVCPAENSPEGTAAGARAAGSKGSASGPAGTAGSSSVSGVQTGRESNGDSVGGSVGGTAVVTGGQRYSRWSRQDSSDINTDDEGATIRRLTPLERLNLDMCQDDRVVREMTVGRRIGFYKIRGEIGVGNFSHVKLGIHALTKDKVAIKILDKTKLDQKTQRLLSREISSMERLHHPNIIRLYEVVETLTRLHLVMEYAGGGELYTKITTEGKLSDADGKIVFAQILSAVQHMHESNIIHRDLKAENVFYTGSSCVKVGDFGFSTLSRRDETLNTFCGSPPYAAPELFRDEHYVGIFVDVWALGVMLFFMMTGAMPFRAETVAKLKRCILEGAYILPSWVPEACQRLIRGILQPIPSDRCKVEQMMGCEWLLPVDFPRSMEPFKLDPSYLAEGDPPELREEEMEVKAALETLGITSEHILNNQGKDCRSSITGVYRILLHRAHKRRAVHSVPAAAKVVGPTKTSKKERLKVYRNLRHTSKLCVIL